In Wenyingzhuangia fucanilytica, the following are encoded in one genomic region:
- a CDS encoding AAA family ATPase yields the protein MPQKIVLTGAPGTGKTTVLNLLRAKGHFCMEEVSREIIQEAERMGSKKLFLSQPILFSKIVLGKRIIQYQQATNSEKTHCFFDRGMPDITAYLNSIHTPVEETFKQSNKKYIYDTVFIFPPWEQIYTNDAERFETYEEALAIHKEIVEEYKKTHQNIIVVPKGTPKERLKFILKKCHA from the coding sequence ATGCCACAAAAAATAGTACTAACAGGTGCTCCTGGTACCGGTAAGACTACTGTATTAAATCTACTTCGTGCCAAAGGTCACTTTTGCATGGAAGAAGTATCAAGAGAAATTATTCAAGAAGCAGAAAGAATGGGCTCTAAAAAGCTTTTCTTATCTCAACCAATATTGTTTAGCAAAATTGTATTAGGAAAAAGAATTATTCAATATCAACAAGCTACAAATAGCGAAAAAACTCATTGCTTTTTTGATAGAGGGATGCCAGATATTACTGCTTACTTAAATAGTATTCACACTCCGGTAGAAGAAACTTTTAAGCAATCTAACAAAAAATACATTTACGACACCGTTTTTATTTTTCCGCCTTGGGAACAAATTTATACCAATGATGCAGAAAGATTTGAAACCTATGAAGAGGCTTTAGCTATTCACAAAGAAATTGTAGAAGAATACAAAAAAACGCATCAGAATATTATTGTAGTCCCTAAAGGAACTCCAAAAGAAAGACTTAAGTTTATATTAAAAAAATGCCATGCTTAA